A single region of the Drosophila takahashii strain IR98-3 E-12201 chromosome 2R, DtakHiC1v2, whole genome shotgun sequence genome encodes:
- the Tsen15 gene encoding uncharacterized protein Tsen15, whose amino-acid sequence MLEFNDFKTVSPDDLTAALAFQIYKDLKNEQGADFTPIYDEDLEVFYLMKKDRAYVPVLHTKEIDFQILETLQKKLNKTDIFLAIVDNTANILYYQICEGLSEKPVTKNTI is encoded by the exons ATG TTGGAATTCAATGACTTCAAAACTGTCAGCCCCGATGATTTGACCGCCGCGCTGGCTTTTCAAATTTACAAAGACTTGAAAAAtg AACAAGGCGCCGATTTCACACCAATCTACGATGAAGACCTggaagtattttatttaatgaagAAAGATAGAGCGTATGTTCCTGTTCTTCACACAAAGGAAATTGACTTTCAAATTCTGGAAACATTGCagaaaaaattgaacaaaac CGATATATTTCTGGCTATCGTGGACAATACAGCCAATATTTTGTACTATCAAATTTGCGAAGGTCTCAGCGAGAAACCAGTTACCAAAAACACCATTTAA